CCaaacggtcatggggatacgccgtccCACTCGGCAAACTGATGCGTCATTTCAACGCTGACACCGGCCCTGGTGTTTTCCTCACCCCCAgcaaaatcgtaaaatcgtatCAATTTATCAGACCGGAGGAGAAGAAGGAAAAACAAAGGTCTCCGGCAATACAAGCGGCCGAAGAAAGACAACAGCTAAAAAGAAGAAGGCTCCGGCtaaagaaaaatccggaagcaaggcgGATAAGCAACCAACCGGATCGACTAATCCACAGTCCGACATTATTAACACAGAAAATTCATCATCCAGCTCTGGCCGAACCGCTTCACACCACACCGGAGAGGATCGGACTGGCAAAGGGAAAGAACCAATGGTCGAAGAACAATCGGCCAGAACTGATAATGTTGATGCCGGTTCGGGTAGACAACAGGAAGAAAATGAAACCGCAGATGAACACATTCAGCAAATGGGCGAGGATCTCGTCAACCAAATCATGAAAGAAATTGACGAGCAGGCTCACGCTGCAAGTGACGTCTACTTTAAATGGGCCCTGAACCGGCAGGAAATTTTCTACAAAAACATGCTACCAGAACATCCTACTAACCGGAAATTCGAAAAGCTGGTTGAGATGGAAGCGAAAGTCATCAACCTCACAAAGGCTCAGAGCACCTTGACCGCTCTTCGACGAAGTaggatggtcgaaccgcatgcaCGGTTACTGGGGCTCACCGAACACATccaacttcttcaaagaaagcATATCCTAGGGACATCGGACTCTCAATTTGAGCTCTTGGTGTTGGACATGCTAGCGGTCAAAGAACAGGAACTGACCGAGGAGCTGGCACGGTTGGAAGCTGAACCCGAACACCAAGAGGCGTCAGTCTTCTCCAGATTTCAACCTGAGGATGAAGGCGGTCCGAATCCGGCCGAAGACGAGCATATCTCTCCTCCACCGGAACAGGAAATCAACAACACCGAACTCGGAACGGGTACACCGCCCACTAATCAACACATATCTCTTCAAACCGACAATGAATCGGTACCGACGATAACAGAACATAGAGTAAAGGATctaatcgaggaatttgtcaatgccGCCATTCTGTCGTggcaaaagaagataaaagaaaccGCGACTAAATCCATCGAAATGATTGAGTCTACAAATAAAGAGCTAGAAACCGCGGTCGGACGGATCACGTCCGTTGAGGACAAATACGACAAGACCGACCTTTTGTACAGTGACACAACTGACAGAACTAAGGTATTGGTGGCCGCAACTAAGAAGCTGGAGACCGACCTCGCTCTTACCAGCCAAAAGGTCGGTATGGCAGAACTAAATCAATTAACAACCGATCAAAGGCTGAAAAAAATTGATGGGGATCTGGCTCAATCCGGTGTCCAGGCCGGTTCTACACTTGAGAGAGTGACAATGCTTGAAGAGAAGCATGCCAAGACCGAGGCCGATctaaaggcggtcaccgaacagctGGCGGAGATGATAGCGGCAAAGCTGGCAGCCGACAAAGCACTTGAGGAGGCAAATGAGCTCGCGGCCCAGAAGATTCAAGATGCCCTTGACGAGCAAACCCGACTTCAAAAGGAAACGGAGGAGGCAGATGCGAACCTGGCCGGACATATGCAAACATTAAAAAACATTGCACCGGCCATAGCGGTTCAGCAAAATGAAGATGCGGCTCGACTAATCGGCCAACAATTAACATACAATGAGTTCGCcgaggctcacaagaagtccaaagCGGTTGCTTCCCCATCTGGTCCGGttacaagaaaaagaaaggctTCTACCAAGAGGGCGGCAATTTCAAAGTTATTGGACAATGTTACTGAAGCGGTTTCGCAAGAAGATGACGATCTCGAGGAAGAAATCGTACCGCTAAACAAAAGACCGCGAGGTCTTGACGTAATTCCAATTAGATCGTTTGCTCCACCGGCTCCCCTTTCACCGGTACttcaggcggtcaaggatccttCTCCAGGCCTGTTCCAACGGTCAAGGGAAAGGCAACTGATGAAATGCTGGAAAAATACTTGCcgcccaagaagaagaaataggggctttctttatttatattactTATGTCTACCTTCgtatagttttatatatatatcaagtatttttggaaaccggcctacatcaTCTTTCCTTACATGGTTTAGAatgttttaagtaaaataatcaaaaagagagaaattgataaagataaaaattataaaatttgagaat
This genomic window from Impatiens glandulifera unplaced genomic scaffold, dImpGla2.1, whole genome shotgun sequence contains:
- the LOC124917295 gene encoding uncharacterized protein LOC124917295, with product MESVAEVLHLPTEGSDFSVYINEVAFQAVCRDVSDTEMPIAISGKKTSLKPELRPLCEILTKSVQARGGNYDSLTRMKIDMIAGLVNDTKINWAKTGGEEGKTKVSGNTSGRRKTTAKKKKAPAKEKSGSKADKQPTGSTNPQSDIINTENSSSSSGRTASHHTGEDRTGKGKEPMVEEQSARTDNVDAGSGRQQEENETADEHIQQMGEDLVNQIMKEIDEQAHAASDVYFKWALNRQEIFYKNMLPEHPTNRKFEKLVEMEAKVINLTKAQSTLTALRRSRMVEPHARLLGLTEHIQLLQRKHILGTSDSQFELLVLDMLAVKEQELTEELARLEAEPEHQEASVFSRFQPEDEGGPNPAEDEHISPPPEQEINNTELGTGTPPTNQHISLQTDNESVPTITEHRVKDLIEEFVNAAILSWQKKIKETATKSIEMIESTNKELETAVGRITSVEDKYDKTDLLYSDTTDRTKVLVAATKKLETDLALTSQKVGMAELNQLTTDQRLKKIDGDLAQSGVQAGSTLERVTMLEEKHAKTEADLKAVTEQLAEMIAAKLAADKALEEANELAAQKIQDALDEQTRLQKETEEADANLAGHMQTLKNIAPAIAVQQNEDAARLIGQQLTYNEFAEAHKKSKAVASPSGPVTRKRKASTKRAAISKLLDNVTEAVSQEDDDLEEEIVPLNKRPRGLDVIPIRSFAPPAPLSPVLQAVKDPSPGLFQRSRERTQTVEEYLYVVFDEPGESNSIDPIDLADRLEATSLDSVSEKEALDKQLSLSDLVADPVEIKIDVQTPIQQPVESSDVAVSSVQTTNPFGSNFRWNKNHPPELIIGNLFSPRRTR